One Huiozyma naganishii CBS 8797 chromosome 4, complete genome genomic region harbors:
- the PNC1 gene encoding nicotinamidase (similar to Saccharomyces cerevisiae PNC1 (YGL037C); ancestral locus Anc_4.75), which produces MKTLIVVDVQNDFLPPKGSLAVPHGDEVIDPIIELINDPAQDWHRVVFTKDWHPKKHTSFAITHNQPEFSKYTYKSPRFGDLTTQEGTLWPVHCVQNTWGAQITNKLMKEVSKHHFKIVDKGFLRDREYYSAFHDIWKFHRTDLDDYLRKHHTTEVYIVGLALDFCVKCTAISAAELGYKTTILKDYTRAINTDDESMAKLEKELQENDVALV; this is translated from the coding sequence ATGAAAACTCTAATTGTAGTCGACGTCCAGAACGATTTCCTGCCACCAAAGGGTTCTTTGGCCGTTCCACACGGGGACGAAGTGATCGACCCCATCATTGAGCTGATCAACGACCCAGCACAGGACTGGCACAGGGTTGTGTTCACGAAGGACTGGCATCCAAAGAAGCACACCTCCTTTGCGATCACGCACAACCAGCCGGAGTTTTCAAAGTACACGTATAAGTCCCCCCGGTTCGGCGACCTGACCACCCAGGAGGGCACGCTGTGGCCTGTCCACTGTGTGCAGAACACATGGGGCGCACAGATCACCAACAAACTGATGAAGGAGGTATCGAAGCACCACTTCAAGATCGTCGATAAGGGGTTTTTGAGGGATAGGGAGTACTACTCCGCGTTCCACGATATCTGGAAATTCCACAGGACAGACCTAGACGACTACCTGAGAAAGCATCACACCACGGAAGTGTACATCGTCGGGCTTGCCCTCGATTTCTGTGTCAAATGCACAGCCATCAGCGCAGCAGAGCTCGGCTACAAGACTAcgatcttgaaggactACACCCGCGCCATCAACACAGACGACGAGTCAATGGCCAAGCTGGAAAAAGAACTGCAGGAAAACGATGTCGCGCTTGTCTAA
- the OCH1 gene encoding initiation-specific alpha-1,6-mannosyltransferase (similar to Saccharomyces cerevisiae OCH1 (YGL038C); ancestral locus Anc_4.74), producing the protein MLRAGSAVLMSKRGKIGVLSVILVFVVYRFHAANKSLTRQFQWDGNSAAGDSGVLLPTTSHVQDLNLRTFSVQNGGGEDRMYSVREQLALTFPYNAQAPIPKHVWQTWKEGPDSATFPGNFRLYQSDWANWDKNVQYSLIKDDQMVPFLEEVYGGVPLVVEAFKLLPTIILRADFFRYLVLYARGGIYSDMDTFPLKDMAEWPSYNEGKLQTMLEGAQPLNYKASKPAHEPSIARINDAGLVIGIEADPDRPDWKDWFARRIQFCQWTIQSKPGHPVLRELILNITATTLQSVDGSFTSITDKSHAEDYNVNYRHKRLFDTKYDHHKLKNKQNVDGSDIMNWTGPGIFSDIIFNYMDNLLHHNDDVILLNNNLGHIEKNEDITKSTKQFYKTITESLQSANNVPWEFFSLITSPVLVDDILVLPITAFSPGVDTMEAKTETDEMAFVKHMFEGSWKATADQNAGH; encoded by the coding sequence ATGTTAAGGGCAGGAAGCGCTGTACTGATGAGCAAGAGGGGTAAAATCGGCGTTCTGTCGGTGATACTGGTGTTCGTAGTGTACAGATTCCATGCGGCGAACAAGTCTCTGACCCGGCAATTTCAATGGGATGGGAACTCTGCTGCCGGTGATTCAGGCGTCTTATTGCCCACAACATCGCATGTGCAGGATCTCAACCTCAGGACTTTTTCAGTACAGAACGGCGGGGGTGAAGACCGCATGTACAGTGTGCGGGAACAATTGGCACTCACGTTCCCTTACAACGCACAGGCACCCATCCCGAAACACGTATGGCAGACGTGGAAGGAGGGTCCCGACTCAGCGACGTTCCCTGGGAACTTCAGGTTGTACCAGTCTGACTGGGCCAATTGGGACAAGAATGTTCAGTACTCGCTGATCAAGGACGACCAGATGGTCCCCTTCCTGGAAGAGGTGTACGGGGGTGTGCCGCTAGTGGTAGAGGCGTTTAAATTGCTCCCCACAATAATACTGAGGGCAGATTTTTTTAGGTACCTGGTACTGTACGCAAGAGGTGGCATATACTCCGACATGGACACTTTCCCACTGAAGGATATGGCCGAGTGGCCGTCGTACAATGAGGGGAAGCTGCAGACCATGCTCGAGGGTGCCCAGCCGCTTAATTACAAGGCGAGCAAGCCTGCTCACGAACCTTCTATTGCCCGGATCAATGACGCTGGGCTCGTCATTGGGATCGAAGCGGATCCGGATAGACCGGACTGGAAGGACTGGTTTGCGCGGAGAATCCAGTTTTGTCAATGGACCATACAGAGTAAACCGGGACATCCCGTGCTGCGGGAGTTGATCCTGAATATCACGGCGACGACTCTGCAGAGTGTCGATGGGTCGTTTACTTCGATCACGGATAAATCACACGCCGAGGATTACAACGTCAATTATAGACATAAAAGACTCTTTGACACGAAGTACGACCACCACAAACTGAAGAACAAGCAGAATGTCGATGGATCAGATATCATGAACTGGACAGGTCCGGGCATTTTTTCCGATATCATTTTCAACTACATGGACAACCTACTGCATCATAATGACGATGTGATCCTACTAAATAACAATCTGGGACATATagagaagaacgaggacATTACAAAATCGACCAAGCAATTCTACAAAACAATTACAGAATCCCTGCAATCGGCGAACAATGTGCCCTGGGAGTTCTTCTCCCTCATCACCTCGCCAGTACTTGTGGACGATATACTTGTTTTGCCCATCACAGCGTTCTCACCAGGTGTTGACACCATGGAGGCAAAAACGGAGACCGATGAAATGGCGTTTGTGAAACACATGTTTGAGGGCTCTTGGAAGGCTACCGCTGATCAGAATGCAGGGCATTAA
- the RSR1 gene encoding Ras family GTPase RSR1 (similar to Saccharomyces cerevisiae RSR1 (YGR152C); ancestral locus Anc_4.73), translating to MRDYKLVVLGAGGVGKSCLTVQFVQGIYLDSYDPTIEDSYRKTIEIDNKIFDLEILDTAGVAQFTAMRELYIKSGMGFLLVYSVTDKQSLDELMALREQVLRIKDSSRVPMVLVGNKADLTDERVISVEDGITVSSKWGKVPFYETSALLRSNVDEVFVDLVRQLIRNEFENVAKSEMRNPSLANLSKNESKISTQSRNERNGDINNNSNSNNLRNSGSKTSRKYSSAHPSRSSTPLKNGSGNQSGKTKRETAAQQGSSNKNIDNQNGSKGTNGQSQRQSNTNTTTVNKQKKKNKKKKSLCTIL from the coding sequence ATGAGAGATTATAAATTAGTGGTGCTGGGTGCCGGTGGTGTAGGGAAGTCATGCTTGACTGTACAGTTCGTACAAGGAATCTACCTGGACTCTTACGATCCAACCATTGAGGATTCGTATCGTAAAACCATAGAGATTGATAACAAAATTTTCGACTTGGAGATTCTGGATACGGCTGGTGTCGCGCAGTTCACTGCTATGAGAGAGCTGTACATTAAGTCGGGGATGGGGTTTCTGCTGGTATACTCTGTTACGGATAAGCAGTCTTTGGACGAACTTATGGCGTTGAGAGAGCAAGTACTGCGGATAAAGGACTCCTCGCGAGTTCCCATGGTTCTTGTGGGGAATAAGGCCGATTTGACCGATGAGCGGGTTATTAGTGTAGAGGACGGTATTACAGTTAGCAGTAAATGGGGGAAAGTTCCGTTTTACGAGACGAGTGCCCTTTTAAGGTCAAACGTCGATGAAGTATTTGTTGATTTAGTAAGGCAATTGATTAGAAACGAATTTGAGAATGTCGCTAAATCAGAAATGAGGAATCCAAGTCTTGCAAACctttccaaaaatgaaTCTAAGATATCGACACAGTCTAGAAACGAAAGAAACGGTGATATCAATAACAACTCGAACAGTAACAATTTACGAAATAGCGGGAGCAAAACATCCAGAAAATATTCCAGTGCAcatccttcaagatcgTCAACACCATTAAAGAACGGTAGTGGCAATCAAAGCGGCAAAACGAAAAGAGAGACAGCCGCACAGCAAGGTAGCAGCAATAAGAATATAGACAATCAGAATGGTTCCAAGGGAACAAATGGACAATCACAAAGACAATCGAACACGAATACAACAACCGTTaacaagcagaagaagaaaaacaagaagaagaaaagtttATGTACTATTTTATAA
- the HEM2 gene encoding porphobilinogen synthase HEM2 (similar to Saccharomyces cerevisiae HEM2 (YGL040C); ancestral locus Anc_4.70): MTHTAEFLDIEETSISSVLAGGYNHPLLREWQNERQLRKSMLIFPLFISDNPDDAFPIESLPNIMRFGINKVGDYLEPLIAKGLKSVILFGVPLKAGVKDPIGTAADDPEGPVIQGIKLLRKRFPELYIICDVCLCEYTSHGHCGVLYEDGTINREKSVARIAAVAVNYAKAGAHCVAPSDMIDGRIKEVKRGLINAHLAQKTFVMSYAAKFSANLYGPFRDAACSSPSHGDRKNYQLPHAGRGLARRAVKRDMEEGADGIIVKPSTFYLDIMRDASEICRDLPICAYHVSGEYAMLHAAAEKNVVDLKTIVLESHQGFLRAGARLIITYFAPELLDWLE, from the coding sequence ATGACGCATACTGCTGAGTTTCTGGACATTGAGGAAACTTCAATCTCATCAGTTCTAGCTGGTGGATACAATCATCCTCTATTGAGAGAATGGCAGAATGAGAGGCAATTGAGGAAGAGTATGCTGATCTTCCCTCTATTCATTTCGGACAACCCTGATGATGCATTCCCCATTGAGTCACTACCAAACATAATGAGGTTTGGTATCAACAAGGTCGGCGATTATTTGGAACCATTGATCGCGAAGGGCTTGAAGTCTGTCATACTGTTCGGTGTGCCTTTGAAAGCTGGCGTCAAAGACCCTATCGGGACTGCTGCAGATGATCCGGAAGGCCCTGTGATCCAGGGTATCAAACTTTTGAGAAAAAGGTTCCCCGAACTATACATTATCTGTGATGTCTGCCTTTGTGAGTATACTTCCCATGGCCACTGTGGTGTCCTATACGAGGACGGCACCATCAACAGAGAGAAGTCTGTAGCCCGTATTGCTGCTGTAGCGGTAAATTACGCGAAGGCAGGTGCCCATTGTGTTGCTCCAAGTGATATGATAGACGGTAGAATCAAGGAGGTCAAGCGTGGGCTAATCAACGCGCATTTGGCACAAAAGACGTTTGTGATGTCTTACGCGGCCAAATTCAGTGCCAATCTCTATGGACCATTCCGTGACGCTGCATGCTCGTCACCATCCCATGGTGACAGGAAAAACTACCAACTCCCACATGCCGGGAGAGGTCTTGCCAGAAGAGCAGTAAAGAGGGATATGGAGGAAGGTGCAGACGGTATCATTGTGAAACCTTCTACTTTCTACTTAGATATCATGAGAGACGCATCTGAGATATGTAGGGATTTGCCCATCTGTGCATACCACGTCTCAGGCGAGTACGCCATGTTGCACGCTGCTGCTGAGAAAAATGTCGTTGATTTGAAGACAATTGTTCTTGAATCACACCAAGGTTTCCTGAGAGCTGGTGCCAGACTGATCATCACATATTTTGCACCTGAACTACTCGACTGGCTGGAATAA
- the KNAG0D03800 gene encoding uncharacterized protein (similar to Saccharomyces cerevisiae YGR017W; ancestral locus Anc_4.154) codes for MSLQMAPWVPIFRQSCKNTLNEKSPIITFQFATVDVNQEEKEDVEIGESIPRVRSVVLRGFLFDERKLNVLCFNTDLRSDKMRGLNASKRFEACFYFPQTWEQFRFSGKCFVISLNGVGGKGPKHQMLAKYRILLEEEMKDHDEHLTYKFPTQKDWDEEVLRQWNTLSRSAKSLYRKPPPGQLLTSETSEKLDKIQRGVDGAKEDVGLDNFAVVCLCVDQVDYLNLKDGRGGERRLYKRVLETAHSCENEEHLQQLRDEANDNDDYHDLVNGHEIWHEIEVCP; via the coding sequence ATGTCTTTACAGATGGCACCTTGGGTGCCAATATTCAGACAAAGTTGCAAGAATACGCTGAATGAGAAAAGTCCAATTATTACATTCCAATTCGCTACTGTCGATGTCAAccaagaggagaaggaggatgTCGAGATAGGAGAATCCATACCCAGAGTCAGATCTGTCGTGCTGCGTGGGTTCCTGTTTGATGAGAGGAAATTGAATGTTTTGTGCTTCAACACAGACCTGAGAAGCGACAAGATGAGAGGGTTGAATGCGAGCAAGAGGTTTGAAGCTTGCTTTTACTTCCCGCAGACTTGGGAGCAATTTCGGTTTAGCGGGAAGTGCTTTGTCATATCTCTGAATGGCGTGGGGGGTAAGGGCCCCAAGCACCAAATGCTGGCGAAGTATAGAATCCTgctggaggaggagatgaAGGACCACGACGAGCATTTGACGTACAAGTTCCCCACTCAAAAGGACTGggatgaagaagtactGAGGCAGTGGAACACTCTTTCGAGGTCTGCCAAATCTTTGTATAGGAAACCACCGCCTGGACAGTTGCTGACGTCGGAGACAAGTGAGAAATTAGATAAGATACAGAGGGGTGTCGATGGTGCTAAGGAGGACGTCGGGTTGGATAATTTCGCCGTAGTGTGCCTATGCGTGGATCAAGTAGATTAtttgaatttgaaggatgGGCGCGGTGGCGAAAGGAGGTTATACAAGAGGGTGCTGGAGACGGCACATTCCTGCGAGAACGAGGAACATTTGCAGCAGTTGAGAGATGAAGCTAATGATAACGACGACTACCACGACCTGGTCAATGGCCACGAGATTTGGCACGAGATTGAAGTGTGTCCGTAA
- the UGA1 gene encoding 4-aminobutyrate transaminase (similar to Saccharomyces cerevisiae UGA1 (YGR019W); ancestral locus Anc_4.155), with amino-acid sequence MGVCEKYYPKEAAAPSIKTEVVPGPVSKRQLEELSGRFDTRPAYFLADYDKSLGNYIADVDGNVFLDLYAQIASIALGYNNPKLMEVLSTPEFKSSIVNRPAMGNFPQKELSTIIGNILKVAPKGQTHVWSGLSGADANELAIKAACMYYMEKKRGGPKVEFSKEELTSVMENHAPGSPNLAVLSFKRAFHGRLFASGSCTCSKPIHKLDFPAFDWPHAEFPYYSYPQDPNADVNREEDDRCLKIVEDLIATWKIPIAALLIEPIQSEGGDNHASKYFLQKLRDITLKHGIVYIIDEVQTGVGATGKMWCHEYAEIEPACDLVTFSKKFQSAGYFFHDEEFIPNKPYRQFNTWCGDPARMIIAGAIGQEIQENNLLDQVNRVGDYLFSKLEALQTRYPQFFARLRGKGRGTFIAWDLPDGASRDLLLKKLRSSGCNVGGCSDQSVRLRPSLSFEEKHVDIFVNVLEECVSTL; translated from the coding sequence ATGGGCGTTTGCGAAAAGTACTATCCGAAGGAGGCTGCTGCCCCCAGCATCAAGACTGAAGTAGTTCCTGGTCCAGTTTCCAAAAGACAACTGGAGGAGCTGTCTGGTAGATTTGACACCAGGCCGGCCTACTTCTTGGCAGACTATGACAAGTCACTCGGGAATTACATTGCTGACGTGGACGGGAACGTGTTTCTGGATCTGTACGCTCAGATTGCCTCCATCGCCCTCGGGTACAACAACCCTAAGTTGATGGAGGTGCTTTCCACCCCCGAGTTCAAGAGTTCCATAGTCAACAGACCTGCAATGGGGAACTTCCCACAGAAGGAATTGTCTACAATCATAGGTAACATTTTGAAGGTAGCACCAAAGGGCCAAACTCATGTATGGTCCGGTCTAAGTGGTGCTGACGCCAACGAACTCGCCATCAAAGCTGCATGCATGTACTACATGGAAAAGAAACGTGGTGGCCCCAAAGTCGAGTTTTCAAAGGAAGAACTTACCTCTGTCATGGAAAATCATGCTCCCGGTTCCCCCAATTTAGCAGttttgtccttcaagagGGCGTTTCACGGTAGGTTATTTGCCTCTGGGTCATGTACGTGCTCCAAACCCATCCACAAACTGGATTTCCCAGCTTTTGATTGGCCTCACGCGGAGTTCCCTTACTACAGCTACCCACAGGATCCAAACGCAGACGTGAACAGAGAAGAGGACGATAGATGTCTGAAGATTGTCGAAGATTTGATTGCGACCTGGAAGATCCCCATTGCCGCTCTGCTGATCGAACCGATCCAGTCCGAAGGTGGGGATAACCATGCCTCCAAGTACTTCCTGCAGAAATTGAGAGATATTACTTTGAAGCACGGCATCGTTTACATCATAGACGAGGTGCAGACTGGTGTCGGTGCCACTGGTAAAATGTGGTGTCACGAATACGCGGAAATTGAGCCAGCCTGCGACCTGGTCACcttttccaagaaattccaAAGCGCTGGGTACTTCTTCCACGACGAGGAATTTATCCCTAACAAGCCATACAGACAGTTCAATACGTGGTGTGGTGATCCGGCTAGGATGATCATCGCAGGTGCAATTGGCCAAGAGatacaagaaaataacCTTTTGGATCAAGTCAACCGGGTTGGTGACTACCTGTTTAGTAAGTTGGAAGCGTTACAAACTAGGTACCCACAGTTTTTTGCGCGGTTGAGAGGTAAAGGTCGTGGTACTTTTATCGCATGGGACTTACCTGATGGGGCCAGCAGAGACTTActgctgaagaaactgagaTCCAGCGGCTGTAACGTCGGTGGGTGTTCCGACCAGTCTGTGAGACTGAGACCATCATTGtcctttgaagagaaacaCGTTGACATCTTCGTCAACGTGCTAGAAGAGTGTGTCTCAACTCTATAG
- the VMA7 gene encoding H(+)-transporting V1 sector ATPase subunit F (similar to Saccharomyces cerevisiae VMA7 (YGR020C); ancestral locus Anc_4.157) translates to MADKRTLLAVIGDEDTATGLLLAGIGQINPSTNEKNFFVYQEGKTTVEQVGEKFDEFTQERKDIAILLINQHVADLIRMKIDAFVDPFPAVLEIPSKDHPYDPEKDSVLKRVKKLFGE, encoded by the coding sequence ATGGCTGACAAGAGGACACTGCTGGCTGTGATTGGAGATGAGGATACGGCGACTGGGCTGCTGCTGGCCGGCATAGGGCAAATCAACCCATCCACGAATGAGAAGAACTTTTTTGTATACCAAGAGGGCAAGACCACCGTTGAGCAGGTTGGTGAAAAGTTTGATGAGTTTACACAGGAGCGGAAGGATATTGCGattttgttgatcaacCAGCATGTTGCTGACTTGATTAGAATGAAGATAGACGCGTTTGTGGATCCGTTCCCGGCCGTACTCGAGATACCCTCTAAGGACCATCCTTACGACCCGGAAAAGGACTCTGTCCTCAAGAGAGtgaaaaaactgtttggTGAATAG
- the DPC29 gene encoding post-initiation translation factor DPC29 (similar to Saccharomyces cerevisiae YGR021W; ancestral locus Anc_4.158) → MKNDAEKNKLTNKFIQQIALAVKLRDSKLPTILESANKNNIPKKAIENAIKKGQGLLNSGGAGNINIYEGMGPGGVAMIIETQTNNKNRTVALVRSQFNKANLSLLSMGSSMHYFDKVGEVTFCVSKEDGESDLEQPPAPEILDEDAVFERILDIDGITDLQRQPPGEEGDDDELAVYSALTEPSLTNKIALEIRDRGFELHSTSIEYKPKRDTRVPLSDPETQQAFSKFVQGLEDIEDVTKVYTNELIAQPSSQDQG, encoded by the coding sequence ATGAAGAACGATGCGGAAAAGAATAAGCTAACGAACAAGTTTATACAGCAGATTGCGCTTGCTGTCAAGCTGCGGGATTCGAAGCTGCCGACCATCTTGGAGAGTGCAAACAAGAACAATATCCCGAAGAAGGCGATCGAGAACGCCATTAAGAAGGGTCAGGGCTTGCTGAATAGCGGCGGGGCCGGGAACATCAACATCTACGAGGGCATGGGCCCTGGCGGCGTGGCCATGATCATCGAGACGCAGacgaacaacaagaaccGAACGGTGGCGTTGGTGAGGAGCCAATTCAACAAGGCAAACCTGAGTCTCCTCTCAATGGGCTCATCAATGCACTATTTCGATAAAGTGGGCGAGGTGACGTTCTGTGTGAGCAAAGAGGACGGCGAGAGCGACCTGGAGCAGCCGCCCGCCCCTGAAATATTGGACGAGGATGCCGTGTTCGAGCGAATTCTGGATATCGATGGCATCACCGATTTGCAACGGCAACCGCCTGGAGAAGAGggggacgacgacgaactgGCAGTCTACTCCGCACTGACAGAACCATCACTCACCAACAAGATCGCACTCGAGATCCGTGACCGCGGCTTCGAACTGCACAGCACCTCCATTGAGTACAAGCCTAAGCGGGACACCAGAGTGCCCCTGTCGGACCCAGAAACGCAGCAAGCGTTCAGCAAGTTTGTCCAGGGGCTCGAAGACATCGAGGACGTGACCAAGGTGTATACCAACGAGCTCATCGCCCAGCCCAGCTCGCAAGACCAGGGATAG
- the MTL1 gene encoding Mtl1p (similar to Saccharomyces cerevisiae MTL1 (YGR023W) and MID2 (YLR332W); ancestral locus Anc_4.159), which produces MIFRVWIPLWLISLLSVFIWTVRAQNIVPDQFQGGTGNGNGNSNSNSNDTTVPPPQQSTADTSTFDSIFNTPTTTRDTTTPTTSSFPRIVVPSSQEYTYSSFSPEPFTSSTFPTTTSSSSVYIAPSVAPLTSSSIPTFSSTPVGVQSSSSQIIESSSMSPSSVYIPPSSQSTPISTQSSVATSSFASTAPVSSISAVASSLSTTRVSSSSSFVPSTTLSSIRISSLSSSRSRQPSSISSSTRRTSTVVSSTTHSSVSSSSSISTRSSSSSRSSSILFSTTTSDTDMTITSVIQGKTILSDMYTTVTLSASATATGEKKSTHRGGLSKKNRNIVLGCCLGIGIPFLIIVLILLYHFCISPRRESFIDSDGQVITSYRRNPFVRLWYDIIGKQSHDEDGVLAQSPIADDNDEAFIPGMDEGYDMSYADYDGLANHRGNSMREDALRNSDPTAGTSGNGYFAEKIDSPTRTTADTSTDINANSYTSSSESFDHAPRNFNITNY; this is translated from the coding sequence ATGATTTTCCGTGTTTGGATTCCGCTATGGCTTATTTCGTTGCTATCTGTATTCATATGGACGGTACGGGCACAGAACATAGTACCGGACCAATTCCAAGGAGGAACCGGCAACGGGAATGGCAATAgtaacagcaacagcaacgacaCAACTGTTCCGCCTCCGCAACAGAGCACGGCAGATACCTCAACGTTCGATTCTATATTCAATACACCCACCACGACAAGagacacaacaacaccgACAACATCATCGTTCCCCCGGATCGTCGTTCCGAGTTCACAAGAGTATACATATTCTTCCTTCTCTCCCGAACCTTTTACCTCGAGTACGTTCCCTACTACAACTTCGAGCTCGAGTGTGTACATCGCACCCTCAGTAGCTCCACTGACATCATCCTCGATTCCCACGTTCTCTTCAACCCCCGTGGGCGTGCAGAGCAGTTCCTCGCAGATAATTGAATCTTCCAGCATGTCACCATCGAGCGTTTACATCCCGCCCTCGTCGCAATCGACGCCAATTTCTACTCAATCCTCCGTTGCCACATCGAGTTTTGCATCGACGGCCCCCGTCTCGTCAATTTCAGCGGTGGCGTCTTCCCTTTCAACCACCAGAGTGTCAAGTTCAAGCTCATTTGTGCCATCGACTACCCTCTCATCGATTCGGATCTCGTCGCTGTCTTCCTCGAGGTCTCGTCAACCTTCTTCCATCAGCTCTTCGACGCGCAGAACATCGACTGTCGTCTCATCGACAACCCACAGCAGTGTctcatcttcgtcttccATAAGCACGAGGTCGTCCAGTTCGTCCAGGTCGTCGAGTATTCTATTTTCGACGACAACCAGCGATACCGACATGACCATCACCAGTGTGATCCAGGGCAAAACGATCTTATCCGACATGTACACCACAGTGACACTGTCTGCTTCCGCCACGGCTACTGGGGAGAAGAAAAGTACTCACCGGGGTGGCCtctccaagaagaacagaaacaTCGTACTAGGTTGCTGTCTTGGGATAGGTATCCCCTTCCTCATCATAGTGCTCATATTGTTGTACCATTTCTGCATATCCCCACGAAGAGAGAGCTTTATCGACTCCGATGGTCAAGTCATCACGTCCTACAGAAGAAACCCGTTTGTACGGTTGTGGTACGATATTATTGGGAAGCAGTCTCACGACGAAGATGGCGTGCTGGCACAGTCGCCTATCGCTGACGACAATGACGAAGCGTTCATTCCCGGAATGGATGAAGGGTACGACATGTCGTATGCAGACTACGACGGGTTGGCTAACCATCGCGGTAACTCAATGAGGGAAGACGCTTTGAGAAACTCTGATCCCACAGCGGGGACAAGCGGGAACGGCTATTTCGCGGAGAAAATAGACTCACCGACAAGGACAACGGCAGATACGAGCACTGATATCAATGCCAATTCCTACACCAGTTCTTCTGAAAGTTTTGACCACGCGCCAAGGAACTTCAACATTACAAATTATTAA
- the THG1 gene encoding tRNA guanylyltransferase (similar to Saccharomyces cerevisiae THG1 (YGR024C); ancestral locus Anc_4.161) — MAKSRFEYVRDFEIQDVLLPQCYIVVRIDGKKFHEFSKYYQFAKPNDERALKLMNACAKNVVRKYRTDIVLAYGESDEYSFVLRKDTSLFNRRKDKIATLFVSLFTSNYVLLWAKFFPGVELHAKHLPFFDSRCVLYPNLQTVKDYVSWRYVDTHINNLYNTAFWMLIQVCNMTPRESEQKLSGTVSSEKQEILFKECGINYNNEPEMYKKGTLITNKGEMKHIDVIKHLEELFHGN; from the coding sequence ATGGCCAAGTCCCGGTTTGAGTACGTCAGAGATTTTGAAATACAGGACGTTCTGCTGCCTCAATGTTACATTGTCGTTAGAATAGACGGGAAGAAGTTCCACGAGTTTTCAAAGTACTATCAGTTTGCTAAGCCCAATGACGAGCGTGCTTTGAAGCTTATGAACGCATGTGCTAAGAATGTAGTCAGGAAATACAGAACTGATATTGTGCTTGCATACGGGGAGAGTGACGAGTATTCATTTGTTTTGAGGAAGGACACTAGTTTATTTAACAGAAGAAAGGACAAGATTGCGACGCTTTTCGTGTCGTTGTTCACGTCCAATTACGTGCTCCTGTGGGCCAAATTTTTTCCAGGGGTCGAACTGCACGCTAAGCATCTGCCCTTCTTTGACTCTCGGTGTGTCTTGTACCCAAACTTACAGACCGTGAAGGACTACGTAAGTTGGAGGTACGTGGACACGCATATAAACAACTTGTACAACACAGCGTTCTGGATGTTGATCCAGGTGTGCAACATGACGCCTAGAGAAAGTGAGCAGAAACTATCTGGCACTGTCAGCAGTGAGAAACAAGAGATCCTGTTCAAGGAATGCGGGATAAACTATAACAATGAACCGGAAATGTACAAGAAGGGCACACTGATCACAAATAAAGGAGAGATGAAGCACATCGATGTTATCAAACATCTCGAAGAACTGTTCCATGGGAATTGA